A genomic stretch from Juglans microcarpa x Juglans regia isolate MS1-56 chromosome 3S, Jm3101_v1.0, whole genome shotgun sequence includes:
- the LOC121256886 gene encoding pentatricopeptide repeat-containing protein CRP1, chloroplastic-like isoform X2 yields MSPNPISNPTTEQRSNKGTTKKEVKRRNMGIQMQSIFCPKLLSLSSVLVVNSFLLCPNCLTGHLKYKFFSSSNYLMRNKVVKEVSLRALDNKRLITECPNGPENGKELSGELYNQIICACCRAGDIDRAMALLSQMEALGFHPNLISYTRLIEALGSIGRTSEAEAVFQEIVCYGFKPRVKMYNVLLRIFLKKGLLGVAVKVLDKMDNLGIERNQETYEVLVAYYVNAGRLEDTWAIINEMKRRRFQLSSFVYSKVIGLYRDNGMWKKAVGIMEEIREMGMSLDKQICNSIIDTFGKYGELDEALKVFEKMQQEGVRPDITTWNSLIRWHCKAGDLPKALEFFTEMQEQGLYPDPKVFLRIISCLGEQGKWDVMKKIFETMKYRGHKKSGAIYAVLVDIYGQYGRFQEAEQCISALKSEGVQLSASMFCILANAYAQQGLCEQTLKVLEVMEAEGIEPNIIMLNVLINAFGVAGRHMEALSIYDYMRESGINPDVITYSTLMKACIRARKFDEVRFLKYTRKWNMLDVLRIGRLERCYKLL; encoded by the exons ATGTCGCCCAACCCCATCAGCAACCCAACCACTGAGCAGAGGTCCAACAAAGGCACCACCAAGAAAG AAGTAAAAAGACGTAATATGGGTATCCAGATGCAATCCATCTTCTGTCCAAAGTTACTTTCTCTATCATCCGTTCTTGTTGTCAATTCTTTCCTCTTGTGTCCAAATTGTCTCACCGGCCATTTGAAATACAAGTTCTTTAGTTCCTCAAATTATTTGATGAGAAATAAGGTTGTCAAAGAAGTTAGTTTAAGAGCACTTGACAATAAGAGATTGATTACCGAGTGTCCAAATGGTCCTGAAAATGGAAAGGAGCTATCTGGTGAGCTATACAACCAGATAATATGTGCCTGTTGCAGAGCAGGAGATATTGATAGGGCTAtggctcttctttctcaaatgGAGGCTCTGGGCTTTCATCCAAACTTGATATCCTACACTCGTTTAATTGAAGCTCTTGGAAGTATTGGTCGGACTTCAGAAGCTGAAGCAGTCTTTCAAGAAATTGTATGTTATGGGTTTAAACCAAGAGTGAAAATGTACAATGTTTTGCTTagaattttcttaaagaaaGGCCTCCTAGGAGTTGCTGTTAAGGTCTTAGACAAAATGGACAATTTGGGTATTGAAAGGAATCAAGAAACATATGAGGTTCTTGTGGCTTACTATGTAAATGCTGGGCGGTTGGAAGATACCTGGGCAATAATCAATGAAATGAAGCGCAGGAGGTTTCAACTGAGCTCATTTGTGTATAGCAAGGTTATTGGTCTTTACAGGGATAATGGGATGTGGAAGAAAGCAGTGGGCATTATGGAAGAGATTAGGGAGATGGGGATGTCATTAGATAAGCAGATATGTAATAGCATTATAGATACCTTTGGGAAATATGGTGAATTAGATGAAGCGTTGAAAGTTTTTGAGAAAATGCAACAAGAAGGTGTAAGACCTGATATAACAACATGGAACTCTTTAATTCGTTGGCATTGTAAGGCTGGGGATCTACCTAAGGCCCTTGAGTTTTTCACTGAAATGCAAGAACAGGGGCTATATCCTGACCCAAAGGTCTTCCTTAGGATTATTAGCTGTTTGGGAGAGCAGGGAAAGTGGGATGTGATGAAGAAGATTTTTGAGACAATGAAATACAGAGGACACAAAAAAAGTGGTGCCATTTATGCAGTTTTAGTTGATATTTATGGGCAATATGGGAGATTTCAAGAAGCTGAGCAGTGCATATCTGCTCTGAAGTCGGAAGGTGTTCAACTTTCTGCAAGCATGTTTTGTATCTTAGCAAATGCTTATGCTCAGCAG GGATTATGTGAACAGACACTAAAGGTGCTTGAAGTCATGGAAGCAGAGGGAATTGAGCCAAATATTATAATGCTGAATGTGTTGATCAATGCATTTGGTGTTGCTGGGAGACACATGGAGGCATTATCCATTTATGATTATATGAGAGAAAGT GGTATTAATCCTGATGTCATTACTTATAGTACGCTTATGAAGGCATGTATTAGAGCAAGGAAATTTGATGAGGTAAG GTTCCTGAAATATACAAGGAAATGGAATATGCTGGATGTACTCCGGATAGGAAGGCTAGAGAGATGTTACAAGCTGCTCTAA
- the LOC121256886 gene encoding pentatricopeptide repeat-containing protein At5g42310, chloroplastic-like isoform X1, with amino-acid sequence MSPNPISNPTTEQRSNKGTTKKEVKRRNMGIQMQSIFCPKLLSLSSVLVVNSFLLCPNCLTGHLKYKFFSSSNYLMRNKVVKEVSLRALDNKRLITECPNGPENGKELSGELYNQIICACCRAGDIDRAMALLSQMEALGFHPNLISYTRLIEALGSIGRTSEAEAVFQEIVCYGFKPRVKMYNVLLRIFLKKGLLGVAVKVLDKMDNLGIERNQETYEVLVAYYVNAGRLEDTWAIINEMKRRRFQLSSFVYSKVIGLYRDNGMWKKAVGIMEEIREMGMSLDKQICNSIIDTFGKYGELDEALKVFEKMQQEGVRPDITTWNSLIRWHCKAGDLPKALEFFTEMQEQGLYPDPKVFLRIISCLGEQGKWDVMKKIFETMKYRGHKKSGAIYAVLVDIYGQYGRFQEAEQCISALKSEGVQLSASMFCILANAYAQQGLCEQTLKVLEVMEAEGIEPNIIMLNVLINAFGVAGRHMEALSIYDYMRESGINPDVITYSTLMKACIRARKFDEVPEIYKEMEYAGCTPDRKAREMLQAALMVLEQRHYTY; translated from the exons ATGTCGCCCAACCCCATCAGCAACCCAACCACTGAGCAGAGGTCCAACAAAGGCACCACCAAGAAAG AAGTAAAAAGACGTAATATGGGTATCCAGATGCAATCCATCTTCTGTCCAAAGTTACTTTCTCTATCATCCGTTCTTGTTGTCAATTCTTTCCTCTTGTGTCCAAATTGTCTCACCGGCCATTTGAAATACAAGTTCTTTAGTTCCTCAAATTATTTGATGAGAAATAAGGTTGTCAAAGAAGTTAGTTTAAGAGCACTTGACAATAAGAGATTGATTACCGAGTGTCCAAATGGTCCTGAAAATGGAAAGGAGCTATCTGGTGAGCTATACAACCAGATAATATGTGCCTGTTGCAGAGCAGGAGATATTGATAGGGCTAtggctcttctttctcaaatgGAGGCTCTGGGCTTTCATCCAAACTTGATATCCTACACTCGTTTAATTGAAGCTCTTGGAAGTATTGGTCGGACTTCAGAAGCTGAAGCAGTCTTTCAAGAAATTGTATGTTATGGGTTTAAACCAAGAGTGAAAATGTACAATGTTTTGCTTagaattttcttaaagaaaGGCCTCCTAGGAGTTGCTGTTAAGGTCTTAGACAAAATGGACAATTTGGGTATTGAAAGGAATCAAGAAACATATGAGGTTCTTGTGGCTTACTATGTAAATGCTGGGCGGTTGGAAGATACCTGGGCAATAATCAATGAAATGAAGCGCAGGAGGTTTCAACTGAGCTCATTTGTGTATAGCAAGGTTATTGGTCTTTACAGGGATAATGGGATGTGGAAGAAAGCAGTGGGCATTATGGAAGAGATTAGGGAGATGGGGATGTCATTAGATAAGCAGATATGTAATAGCATTATAGATACCTTTGGGAAATATGGTGAATTAGATGAAGCGTTGAAAGTTTTTGAGAAAATGCAACAAGAAGGTGTAAGACCTGATATAACAACATGGAACTCTTTAATTCGTTGGCATTGTAAGGCTGGGGATCTACCTAAGGCCCTTGAGTTTTTCACTGAAATGCAAGAACAGGGGCTATATCCTGACCCAAAGGTCTTCCTTAGGATTATTAGCTGTTTGGGAGAGCAGGGAAAGTGGGATGTGATGAAGAAGATTTTTGAGACAATGAAATACAGAGGACACAAAAAAAGTGGTGCCATTTATGCAGTTTTAGTTGATATTTATGGGCAATATGGGAGATTTCAAGAAGCTGAGCAGTGCATATCTGCTCTGAAGTCGGAAGGTGTTCAACTTTCTGCAAGCATGTTTTGTATCTTAGCAAATGCTTATGCTCAGCAG GGATTATGTGAACAGACACTAAAGGTGCTTGAAGTCATGGAAGCAGAGGGAATTGAGCCAAATATTATAATGCTGAATGTGTTGATCAATGCATTTGGTGTTGCTGGGAGACACATGGAGGCATTATCCATTTATGATTATATGAGAGAAAGT GGTATTAATCCTGATGTCATTACTTATAGTACGCTTATGAAGGCATGTATTAGAGCAAGGAAATTTGATGAG GTTCCTGAAATATACAAGGAAATGGAATATGCTGGATGTACTCCGGATAGGAAGGCTAGAGAGATGTTACAAGCTGCTCTAATGGTCCTTGAACAGAGACATTACACGTACTAG
- the LOC121257965 gene encoding uncharacterized protein LOC121257965 — MSTAVVAGSSSCTATFPRNNSITTSSIPPTKPFLQSKFQKTTFQGLSIQEAKRGISNSFVSESRSSFANVRRGFHITAKTAGATKTFEAEVDKPLGLTLGQKPGGGVVITAVDGGGNAARAGLKSGDQVLYTSSFFGDELWPADKLGFTKTAIQAKPDSVYFVVNRGAEVDVKRLPKRPAPPRFGRKLTEAQKVRATHICLDCGFIYFLQKPFDEQPDSYTCPQCRAPKKRFAEYDVSTGKVVGGGLPPIGVIIGLLAGIGGVGALLVYGLQ; from the exons ATGTCAACAGCTGTGGTTGCAGGCTCTTCCTCTTGCACTGCCACCTTCCCCAGAAACAACTCCATCACTACTTCTTCAATACCACCAACAAAGCCTTTCCTACAATCTAAATTCCAG AAAACCACCTTCCAAGGCCTCTCAATTCAAGAAGCCAAAAGGGGTATCTCGAATTCCTTCGTATCTGAGAGTAGAAGCAGTTTCGCTAATGTAAGAAGAGGGTTTCATATCACAGCAAAAACTGCTGGGGCTACAAAGACCTTTGAGGCCGAGGTTGATAAGCCACTAGGCCTCACTTTGGGTCAAAAGCCTGGTGGTGGTGTTGTCATTACT GCTGTGGATGGGGGTGGGAATGCAGCAAGAGCAGGGCTAAAGTCAGGTGACCAGGTACTCtacactagcagtttctttggTGATGAGCTATGGCCAGCTGATAAGCTGGGATTTACAAAAACTGCCATCCAAGCAAAGCCAGACTCTGTCTACTTCGTTGTCAACAG AGGTGCTGAGGTAGATGTTAAGCGACTACCAAAGCGACCAGCTCCTCCCCGCTTTGGAAGGAAATTAACTGAGGCTCAAAAG GTTAGAGCTACTCACATATGCCTTGATTGTGGATTCATATACTTTCTACAGAAACCTTTTGATGAGCAG CCGGATTCATACACATGCCCTCAATGTAGAGCACCAAAGAAGAGGTTTGCAGAGTATGATGTGAGCACTGGGAAAGTAGTAGGTGGAGGGTTGCCTCCAATTGGGGTCATCATTGGACTGCTGGCTGGTATTGGAGGAGTTGGAGCGCTGCTTGTTTATGGTCTTCAATGA
- the LOC121256886 gene encoding pentatricopeptide repeat-containing protein CRP1, chloroplastic-like isoform X3, whose protein sequence is MGIQMQSIFCPKLLSLSSVLVVNSFLLCPNCLTGHLKYKFFSSSNYLMRNKVVKEVSLRALDNKRLITECPNGPENGKELSGELYNQIICACCRAGDIDRAMALLSQMEALGFHPNLISYTRLIEALGSIGRTSEAEAVFQEIVCYGFKPRVKMYNVLLRIFLKKGLLGVAVKVLDKMDNLGIERNQETYEVLVAYYVNAGRLEDTWAIINEMKRRRFQLSSFVYSKVIGLYRDNGMWKKAVGIMEEIREMGMSLDKQICNSIIDTFGKYGELDEALKVFEKMQQEGVRPDITTWNSLIRWHCKAGDLPKALEFFTEMQEQGLYPDPKVFLRIISCLGEQGKWDVMKKIFETMKYRGHKKSGAIYAVLVDIYGQYGRFQEAEQCISALKSEGVQLSASMFCILANAYAQQGLCEQTLKVLEVMEAEGIEPNIIMLNVLINAFGVAGRHMEALSIYDYMRESGINPDVITYSTLMKACIRARKFDEVPEIYKEMEYAGCTPDRKAREMLQAALMVLEQRHYTY, encoded by the exons ATGGGTATCCAGATGCAATCCATCTTCTGTCCAAAGTTACTTTCTCTATCATCCGTTCTTGTTGTCAATTCTTTCCTCTTGTGTCCAAATTGTCTCACCGGCCATTTGAAATACAAGTTCTTTAGTTCCTCAAATTATTTGATGAGAAATAAGGTTGTCAAAGAAGTTAGTTTAAGAGCACTTGACAATAAGAGATTGATTACCGAGTGTCCAAATGGTCCTGAAAATGGAAAGGAGCTATCTGGTGAGCTATACAACCAGATAATATGTGCCTGTTGCAGAGCAGGAGATATTGATAGGGCTAtggctcttctttctcaaatgGAGGCTCTGGGCTTTCATCCAAACTTGATATCCTACACTCGTTTAATTGAAGCTCTTGGAAGTATTGGTCGGACTTCAGAAGCTGAAGCAGTCTTTCAAGAAATTGTATGTTATGGGTTTAAACCAAGAGTGAAAATGTACAATGTTTTGCTTagaattttcttaaagaaaGGCCTCCTAGGAGTTGCTGTTAAGGTCTTAGACAAAATGGACAATTTGGGTATTGAAAGGAATCAAGAAACATATGAGGTTCTTGTGGCTTACTATGTAAATGCTGGGCGGTTGGAAGATACCTGGGCAATAATCAATGAAATGAAGCGCAGGAGGTTTCAACTGAGCTCATTTGTGTATAGCAAGGTTATTGGTCTTTACAGGGATAATGGGATGTGGAAGAAAGCAGTGGGCATTATGGAAGAGATTAGGGAGATGGGGATGTCATTAGATAAGCAGATATGTAATAGCATTATAGATACCTTTGGGAAATATGGTGAATTAGATGAAGCGTTGAAAGTTTTTGAGAAAATGCAACAAGAAGGTGTAAGACCTGATATAACAACATGGAACTCTTTAATTCGTTGGCATTGTAAGGCTGGGGATCTACCTAAGGCCCTTGAGTTTTTCACTGAAATGCAAGAACAGGGGCTATATCCTGACCCAAAGGTCTTCCTTAGGATTATTAGCTGTTTGGGAGAGCAGGGAAAGTGGGATGTGATGAAGAAGATTTTTGAGACAATGAAATACAGAGGACACAAAAAAAGTGGTGCCATTTATGCAGTTTTAGTTGATATTTATGGGCAATATGGGAGATTTCAAGAAGCTGAGCAGTGCATATCTGCTCTGAAGTCGGAAGGTGTTCAACTTTCTGCAAGCATGTTTTGTATCTTAGCAAATGCTTATGCTCAGCAG GGATTATGTGAACAGACACTAAAGGTGCTTGAAGTCATGGAAGCAGAGGGAATTGAGCCAAATATTATAATGCTGAATGTGTTGATCAATGCATTTGGTGTTGCTGGGAGACACATGGAGGCATTATCCATTTATGATTATATGAGAGAAAGT GGTATTAATCCTGATGTCATTACTTATAGTACGCTTATGAAGGCATGTATTAGAGCAAGGAAATTTGATGAG GTTCCTGAAATATACAAGGAAATGGAATATGCTGGATGTACTCCGGATAGGAAGGCTAGAGAGATGTTACAAGCTGCTCTAATGGTCCTTGAACAGAGACATTACACGTACTAG
- the LOC121256889 gene encoding late embryogenesis abundant protein At5g17165-like → MAANTKTPVVVALSFGKRFFNLIWAASNPRHPSLPSPLSTITLRRAEHTSVYDKNPEDHTPNVVPDYIISPQSETYWAPHPQTGVFGPSTEQTSTVVGERGFHSSFVNGGEGSVLEEKAWFHHTGVEDLEKPHAL, encoded by the exons ATGGCAGCCAATACCAAGACCCCGGTCGTGGTTGCTCTGAGCTTCGGCAAGCGTTTCTTCAACCTCATCTGGGCGGCCTCCAACCCCCGCCAtccctctctcccctctcctctctctaCTATCACTCTCAG GAGGGCTGAACACACCTCAGTGTATGACAAGAATCCCGAAGACCACACTCCGAATGTGGTTCCAGACTATATAATCTCACCTCAATCTGAAACTTACTGGGCTCCACACCCTCAAACTGGAGTATTCGGACCCTCTACTGAACAAACCTCGACTGTAGTTGGAGAGCGTGGCTTCCACTCTTCGTTTGTGAATGGTGGTGAGGGATCTGTGCTTGAGGAGAAGGCTTGGTTCCACCATACCGGTGTCGAGGACTTGGAGAAGCCTCATGCACTCTAA